The Roseovarius indicus genome has a segment encoding these proteins:
- a CDS encoding glutaminase: protein MASEVDRGQPADFIPELSQIDPGQFGIAVALPSGEVVESGDARIPFSIQSISKVITLAIGLGRLGDGLWARVGREPSGLAFNSILQLEQEGACPRNPFVNAGAIVVTDAVLARNEPREFLAEILQFLRTTSGHNDIFINEDVAKSEANNAHRNWALAHMLKSRSNLFNEPARVLGAYFHQCAIEMTCAQLASAGRFLINANGTGLISQDNVRHINALMMTCGHYDGSGEFAYRVGLPGKSGVGGGILALAPGRAAIAIWSPGLNKQGNSALGTMAAEQLARRMGWSVFL, encoded by the coding sequence ATGGCCAGCGAAGTGGATCGTGGCCAACCAGCGGACTTCATTCCCGAGCTGTCGCAAATAGACCCGGGACAGTTTGGAATCGCCGTTGCTTTGCCATCCGGCGAAGTGGTGGAAAGTGGCGACGCTCGCATCCCCTTTTCCATTCAAAGCATCTCCAAGGTAATCACCCTCGCCATTGGCTTGGGGCGCCTCGGCGACGGCTTATGGGCCCGGGTGGGTCGAGAGCCGTCGGGCCTGGCGTTCAACTCCATCCTCCAACTCGAACAGGAAGGCGCGTGCCCTCGCAATCCATTCGTCAATGCCGGCGCAATCGTGGTGACCGACGCCGTATTGGCCAGGAACGAACCTCGGGAATTTCTGGCCGAAATACTGCAATTCCTTCGGACAACCTCCGGTCACAACGACATTTTCATCAACGAGGATGTGGCCAAATCCGAAGCCAATAACGCACATCGAAATTGGGCCTTGGCGCATATGCTCAAGTCGCGAAGCAACCTTTTCAACGAACCCGCTCGCGTACTCGGTGCGTATTTTCACCAATGCGCGATCGAAATGACTTGCGCCCAGTTGGCGAGTGCCGGTCGCTTTCTGATTAACGCCAACGGGACAGGACTTATTTCTCAAGACAATGTCCGCCATATCAATGCCCTGATGATGACGTGCGGGCATTACGACGGATCCGGTGAATTCGCCTACCGGGTCGGGTTGCCGGGCAAGAGCGGGGTGGGCGGAGGAATACTGGCACTCGCTCCAGGACGCGCCGCAATCGCGATCTGGTCACCCGGACTGAACAAGCAAGGCAATTCCGCTCTCGGGACGATGGCGGCCGAGCAACTGGCGCGACGAATGGGCTGGTCGGTTTTCCTGTAG
- a CDS encoding thiamine pyrophosphate-binding protein has product MSKRPLGAQISHMLKSRGVDTIFGIPGVHNQEMYRGIEEAGITHVLARHEQGAGFMADGYARASGKPGVAYIITGPGLCNIMTPLGQAYSDSVPVLAISSCLDETARRRGQLHQMLDQEAAGACVCEWSLEARDAESAYVLIDRALTEFGTGRKRPRHIQVPIRALQGTADAPPAKAPCVQTETQPIDAAERIVAALKASEQPIFVFGGGAVPGAQDWKAVVEQAGAASFTTYAGRGIASGHALDYGAYLARPDSVKEFAKADLVIAVGTELSEIDLWRDELGHSSQMIRVDIDPKELRNAPGTELAFQADAASLARAILSIGGLEPKGKWREADVAAAKARWRAETDAERPGIVPICDALREVVPADTMIYSDMTQFAYTAKEVWPMERAGHWHHPFGFGTLGYALPAAIGGAVARPGKPTLCIAGDYGFQYTIQELATAVELKLPLPILLWDNGKLKEIEDSMIRAQIAPNAVDQQNPDFVALAKAYGMHAEAPDSIEGVAQAVAKAFEADGPTLVYVTPAVSA; this is encoded by the coding sequence ATGAGCAAAAGACCCCTTGGTGCGCAGATAAGCCACATGTTGAAATCGCGTGGCGTGGATACGATTTTCGGAATCCCCGGCGTGCATAACCAGGAGATGTACCGCGGGATCGAGGAGGCCGGGATCACCCATGTGCTGGCCCGTCACGAGCAGGGCGCGGGGTTCATGGCCGACGGCTATGCGCGCGCCAGCGGCAAGCCGGGGGTGGCCTATATCATCACCGGGCCGGGGCTGTGCAACATCATGACGCCGCTGGGGCAGGCCTATTCCGACAGCGTGCCGGTGCTGGCGATTTCGTCCTGCCTGGACGAGACGGCGCGGCGGCGGGGCCAGCTGCACCAGATGCTTGACCAGGAGGCCGCGGGCGCCTGTGTGTGCGAGTGGAGCCTCGAGGCGCGGGACGCGGAGAGCGCCTATGTGCTGATCGACCGGGCGCTGACCGAGTTCGGCACCGGGCGCAAGCGGCCCCGGCATATCCAGGTGCCGATCCGGGCGCTGCAGGGCACGGCCGACGCGCCGCCCGCCAAGGCGCCCTGCGTGCAGACCGAGACCCAGCCGATCGACGCCGCCGAGCGGATCGTGGCGGCGCTGAAGGCGTCGGAGCAGCCGATCTTCGTCTTTGGCGGGGGCGCGGTGCCCGGTGCGCAGGACTGGAAGGCCGTGGTCGAGCAGGCCGGTGCCGCGAGCTTCACCACCTATGCCGGGCGCGGGATCGCGTCGGGCCATGCGCTGGATTACGGCGCCTACCTGGCGCGGCCGGACAGCGTGAAGGAGTTCGCCAAGGCCGACCTGGTGATCGCCGTGGGCACCGAGCTTTCGGAGATTGACCTGTGGCGCGACGAGCTGGGCCATTCCAGCCAGATGATCCGGGTGGATATCGACCCCAAGGAGCTGCGCAACGCGCCGGGAACCGAGCTGGCCTTCCAGGCGGATGCGGCGTCGCTGGCGCGGGCGATCCTGTCGATCGGCGGGCTCGAGCCCAAGGGGAAATGGCGCGAGGCGGACGTGGCCGCCGCCAAGGCGCGCTGGCGGGCGGAGACGGATGCCGAACGCCCCGGCATCGTGCCGATCTGCGACGCGCTGCGCGAGGTCGTGCCGGCGGACACGATGATCTATTCGGACATGACCCAGTTCGCCTATACCGCCAAGGAGGTCTGGCCGATGGAGCGGGCCGGGCACTGGCACCACCCGTTCGGCTTCGGCACGCTGGGCTATGCGCTGCCCGCCGCCATTGGCGGGGCGGTGGCACGGCCGGGCAAGCCGACGCTGTGCATCGCCGGGGATTACGGGTTCCAGTACACGATCCAGGAACTGGCGACGGCCGTGGAACTGAAGCTGCCGCTGCCGATCCTGCTGTGGGACAACGGCAAGCTGAAGGAGATCGAGGACAGCATGATCCGCGCGCAGATCGCGCCGAACGCGGTGGATCAGCAGAACCCCGATTTCGTGGCTTTGGCGAAGGCCTACGGGATGCATGCCGAGGCGCCGGACAGCATCGAAGGCGTGGCGCAGGCGGTGGCGAAGGCGTTCGAGGCGGACGGGCCGACGCTTGTCTATGTGACGCCGGCTGTTTCTGCCTGA
- a CDS encoding TrkH family potassium uptake protein, which yields MMDLRPVAYVLGLLVMALGLTMIAPMLVDIAEGRGHWPVFAESAILTVLSGGLVSLACRNGVREGLTLQQTFLLTTGVWVALPIFGAIPFLLGETEARVVDAIFEAMSGLTTTGSTVFTGLDELPKGILLWRALLQWLGGIGIIVVAMVFLPELRVGGMQIFRSEAFETMGKILPRATEISSSISTIYVSITLACALCYKFTGMNTFDATVHALTTVSTGGFSNYDASFGTFQGPAEWVASVFMILAALPFVRYVQMLNGGFTIFRDSQVHVFLSIIAVLVAVTAVVLISIFPHHPEQAFREATFNIVSIITGTGYASVDYMEWGAFLISIFFFIGLIGGCAGSTSCSIKIFRYQLLFASIATQMRRIYAPHGVFTPRFQGRPVDDDVLNSVMAFFVFFIVTLGLLAVALGLTGLDFTTSVSGAATAVANIGPGLGDTIGPSGNFSTLNDLAKWILTVGMLIGRLELFAVYVLFTISFWRA from the coding sequence ATCATGGATCTGCGTCCCGTCGCATATGTGCTCGGCCTTCTGGTCATGGCCCTTGGCCTGACCATGATTGCGCCGATGCTGGTGGACATCGCCGAGGGGCGGGGCCACTGGCCCGTGTTTGCGGAAAGCGCGATCCTGACCGTGCTGTCGGGGGGGCTTGTCTCGCTGGCGTGCCGCAACGGCGTTCGCGAGGGGCTGACGCTTCAGCAGACCTTCCTTCTGACAACCGGTGTCTGGGTGGCGCTGCCGATTTTCGGGGCGATTCCGTTCCTGCTGGGCGAGACCGAGGCGCGGGTGGTCGACGCGATCTTCGAGGCGATGTCGGGGCTGACGACGACCGGATCGACGGTGTTTACCGGGCTCGATGAATTGCCCAAGGGCATCTTGCTGTGGCGGGCGCTGCTGCAATGGCTGGGGGGCATCGGGATCATCGTTGTCGCCATGGTGTTCCTGCCCGAGCTTCGGGTGGGCGGCATGCAGATCTTCCGCTCGGAGGCGTTCGAGACGATGGGCAAGATCCTGCCCCGGGCGACGGAGATTTCTTCCAGTATTTCAACGATCTACGTGAGCATCACGCTGGCCTGCGCGCTGTGCTACAAGTTCACGGGCATGAACACGTTCGATGCGACGGTGCATGCGCTGACCACGGTGTCGACGGGGGGCTTTTCGAATTACGACGCGTCCTTCGGCACCTTCCAGGGCCCGGCCGAATGGGTGGCGTCGGTGTTCATGATCCTCGCGGCGCTGCCCTTCGTGCGCTACGTGCAGATGCTGAATGGCGGGTTCACCATTTTTCGCGACAGCCAGGTGCATGTCTTCCTGTCGATCATCGCGGTGCTGGTGGCGGTTACGGCCGTGGTGCTGATTTCCATCTTTCCGCATCACCCCGAGCAGGCGTTTCGCGAGGCCACGTTCAACATCGTCTCGATCATCACCGGCACGGGCTATGCCAGTGTCGATTACATGGAATGGGGCGCGTTCCTGATCTCGATCTTCTTCTTCATCGGGCTGATCGGGGGCTGTGCCGGGTCGACCTCGTGTTCGATCAAGATCTTCCGGTACCAGCTTCTGTTTGCCTCGATCGCCACGCAGATGCGGCGGATCTATGCGCCGCACGGGGTGTTCACGCCGCGGTTCCAGGGGCGGCCGGTGGATGACGACGTGCTGAACTCGGTGATGGCGTTCTTCGTCTTCTTCATCGTCACGCTGGGCCTGCTGGCCGTGGCGCTGGGGCTGACGGGGCTGGATTTCACCACCTCGGTATCCGGTGCCGCGACGGCGGTGGCCAATATCGGGCCCGGGCTGGGCGACACGATCGGCCCCTCGGGCAACTTCTCGACCCTCAACGACCTTGCCAAGTGGATACTGACCGTTGGCATGTTGATCGGACGGCTGGAACTCTTCGCCGTCTATGTCTTGTTTACCATAAGTTTCTGGAGAGCCTGA
- the folE2 gene encoding GTP cyclohydrolase FolE2 codes for MNIQTKLAQALDRDDAEQALSVLRAWAASASPEEVADLDPAIARLLPQGEVSNYPALSRTYDEDFEPDAAYRKSMPDLQNGPASLIRGAKQHLEHVGISNFRLPISFHTRDNGDLTLETSVTGTVSLEPGKKGINMSRIMRSFYKHAEKTFSFEVIEAALDDYMSDLDSLDARIQMRFSYPMKIKSLRSGLEGFQYYDIALELVETAGVRRKFMHLDYVYSSTCPCSLELSEHARQARGQLATPHSQRSVARISVEINCDTGGCLWFEDLIEMARAGVPTETQVMVKREDEQAFAELNAANPIFVEDAARLFCEQLQQDERIGDFRIMASHQESLHSHDAVSILTEGDTFAAQSIDPKIFKTLFHVG; via the coding sequence ATGAATATCCAGACCAAGCTGGCACAGGCGCTGGACCGGGACGACGCCGAGCAGGCGCTGTCGGTGCTGCGGGCATGGGCGGCGAGTGCGAGCCCCGAAGAGGTTGCCGACCTCGACCCCGCGATCGCGCGGCTGTTGCCGCAGGGCGAGGTGTCGAACTATCCGGCGCTGAGCCGGACCTACGACGAGGATTTCGAGCCGGACGCGGCCTATCGCAAGTCGATGCCCGATTTGCAGAACGGGCCGGCCTCGCTCATCCGGGGGGCGAAGCAGCACCTGGAGCATGTGGGGATTTCGAATTTCCGCCTGCCGATCAGCTTTCATACGCGGGATAACGGCGACCTGACGCTGGAGACCTCGGTGACCGGGACGGTCAGCCTCGAGCCCGGCAAGAAGGGCATCAACATGTCCCGGATCATGCGGAGCTTTTACAAGCACGCCGAGAAGACCTTCAGCTTCGAGGTGATCGAGGCGGCGCTGGACGACTACATGTCGGATCTCGACAGCCTCGATGCGCGGATCCAGATGCGGTTTTCCTACCCGATGAAGATCAAGTCGCTGCGGTCGGGGCTGGAGGGGTTCCAGTATTACGACATCGCGCTCGAGCTGGTGGAAACCGCGGGCGTGCGGCGCAAGTTCATGCATCTCGACTATGTCTATTCGTCGACCTGCCCCTGTTCGCTGGAGCTGAGCGAGCATGCGCGGCAGGCGCGGGGGCAGCTGGCGACGCCGCATTCGCAGCGGTCGGTGGCGCGGATCTCGGTCGAGATCAACTGCGATACCGGCGGGTGCCTGTGGTTCGAGGACCTGATCGAGATGGCCCGCGCGGGGGTGCCGACCGAGACGCAGGTGATGGTGAAGCGCGAGGACGAGCAGGCCTTTGCCGAGCTGAACGCGGCGAACCCGATCTTCGTGGAGGATGCGGCACGGCTGTTTTGCGAGCAATTGCAGCAGGATGAGCGGATCGGCGATTTCCGGATCATGGCGAGCCACCAGGAAAGCCTGCACAGCCATGACGCGGTGAGCATCCTGACCGAGGGCGACACCTTTGCCGCCCAGAGCATCGATCCGAAGATCTTCAAGACGCTGTTCCACGTCGGCTGA
- the metZ gene encoding O-succinylhomoserine sulfhydrylase — protein sequence MKDNWNTRTKLVHAGSRRSQYNEVSEAIFLTQGFVYDSAEAAEARFLEAGPDEFIYARYGNPTIKMFEDRIAALEGAEDAFATASGMAAVSGALMSMLRAGDHVVSAQALFGSCLYVLEEVLTRFGVEVTFVDGTDVEAWRAAVRDNTKLVFFETMANPTLEVVDVAAVAEIAHAKGAKVVADNVFATPVFSKALELGADVVVYSATKHIDGQGRTLGGVILGTTEYIRKTVEPYMKHTGGSMSPFTAWVMLKGMETMDLRVRAQAGTALALAEELQGHGKLDRVIYPGHASHPQHALVKRDMGAGGTVISLDIKGGQAAAFRFLNALDIVLISNNLGDAKSIATHPATTTHQRLSDEQKDLLGITPGLVRLSVGIEDTGDLIADVMQALEAV from the coding sequence ATGAAAGACAATTGGAACACACGCACGAAGCTGGTGCACGCGGGCAGCCGCCGGAGCCAGTATAACGAGGTCAGCGAAGCGATCTTCCTGACGCAAGGGTTCGTCTATGACAGTGCCGAGGCCGCCGAGGCCCGGTTCCTGGAGGCCGGGCCGGACGAGTTCATCTATGCCCGCTACGGCAACCCGACGATCAAGATGTTCGAGGATCGCATCGCCGCGCTGGAAGGCGCGGAGGATGCCTTCGCGACGGCGAGCGGCATGGCCGCGGTGTCGGGCGCGCTGATGTCGATGCTGCGCGCGGGCGATCACGTGGTGTCGGCGCAGGCGCTGTTCGGGTCGTGTCTTTACGTTCTGGAAGAAGTGCTTACGCGGTTCGGGGTCGAGGTGACATTCGTCGATGGCACCGATGTCGAGGCGTGGCGGGCGGCCGTGCGGGACAACACCAAGCTGGTGTTCTTCGAGACGATGGCGAACCCGACGCTCGAGGTGGTGGACGTGGCCGCGGTGGCCGAGATCGCCCATGCCAAGGGCGCCAAGGTGGTGGCGGATAACGTGTTCGCGACGCCGGTCTTTTCGAAGGCGCTGGAATTGGGCGCTGACGTGGTCGTCTATTCGGCGACCAAGCATATCGACGGGCAGGGGCGCACGCTGGGCGGCGTGATCCTCGGGACGACGGAGTATATCCGCAAGACGGTCGAGCCCTACATGAAGCATACCGGCGGGTCGATGTCGCCCTTCACGGCCTGGGTGATGCTGAAGGGGATGGAGACGATGGATTTGCGGGTCAGGGCGCAGGCGGGAACCGCGCTGGCGCTGGCCGAGGAATTGCAGGGGCATGGCAAGCTTGACCGGGTGATCTATCCGGGGCACGCCTCGCACCCGCAGCACGCGCTGGTGAAGCGGGACATGGGCGCCGGGGGCACGGTGATCTCGCTGGATATCAAGGGCGGGCAGGCGGCGGCGTTCCGGTTCCTGAACGCGCTGGATATCGTGCTGATTTCCAACAATCTGGGCGATGCCAAGTCGATCGCGACGCACCCGGCGACGACCACGCATCAGCGGCTTTCGGACGAGCAGAAGGACCTGCTGGGGATCACGCCGGGGCTGGTGAGGCTGTCGGTGGGGATCGAGGATACGGGCGACCTGATCGCGGATGTGATGCAGGCGCTGGAGGCGGTCTGA
- a CDS encoding alpha/beta hydrolase has product MTSSMPLLQINAGPQGPELHGASRPLGHALADGLETPGPIIIMVHGFKFAPGDAFDCPHRHILALEPARDCWKAMSWPRALGFGSGFEDEGLALAFGWSARGTIWQAYNRAEGAGHALAALIRQLRQAAPDRPVHLLTHSLGARVALSALPHLDEGDVGRAILLNPAEFGGRARAALATPAGCGAEIYNVTSRENDVFDFLLERLIAPPHRGDGTLAQTMPRQPNTLTLQLDHPGTLKALNAHGFPVAPPRGRICHWSSYLRPGVFSLYRTLLRRPETLSQARLRSILPDRPDPRWSRVLQLPEFRVPLPVRRNASP; this is encoded by the coding sequence ATGACGAGCAGTATGCCGCTTCTGCAAATCAACGCAGGCCCCCAGGGCCCCGAGCTTCACGGCGCCTCGCGCCCCCTCGGCCACGCCCTGGCCGACGGGCTCGAAACCCCCGGCCCCATCATCATCATGGTCCACGGCTTCAAGTTCGCCCCGGGCGATGCCTTCGACTGCCCCCACCGCCACATCCTCGCCCTCGAACCGGCCCGCGACTGCTGGAAGGCGATGAGCTGGCCGCGCGCCCTGGGCTTCGGCTCGGGATTCGAGGACGAGGGCCTGGCGCTGGCCTTCGGCTGGTCCGCCCGCGGCACCATCTGGCAGGCCTACAACCGGGCCGAAGGCGCCGGCCACGCGCTGGCCGCCCTCATCCGCCAGCTCCGCCAAGCCGCGCCCGACCGCCCCGTTCACCTGCTGACCCACTCGCTGGGCGCCCGCGTGGCGCTCTCCGCCCTGCCCCACCTGGACGAGGGCGATGTCGGCCGCGCCATCCTGCTGAACCCGGCCGAATTCGGCGGCCGCGCGCGCGCCGCACTGGCCACCCCTGCCGGCTGCGGGGCCGAAATCTACAACGTCACCAGCCGCGAGAACGATGTCTTCGATTTCCTGCTCGAACGCCTGATCGCCCCGCCCCATCGCGGCGACGGCACGCTCGCCCAGACCATGCCGCGCCAGCCCAATACGCTAACCCTGCAACTCGACCACCCGGGCACATTGAAGGCGCTCAACGCCCACGGCTTCCCTGTCGCCCCGCCCCGGGGTCGCATCTGTCACTGGTCGTCCTACCTGCGCCCCGGCGTCTTCAGCCTCTACCGCACGCTCCTGCGCCGGCCCGAAACGCTCTCCCAGGCGCGGCTCCGGTCGATCCTGCCCGACCGGCCCGACCCGCGCTGGTCGCGGGTGCTGCAACTGCCCGAATTCCGGGTGCCCCTGCCGGTCCGCCGCAACGCCTCGCCCTGA
- a CDS encoding inner membrane-spanning protein YciB has product MAGRQINQGLKTALELGPVVGFFVAYLWLKDRTFTFGGTEYEGFIVVTAGFIPVFLLSMAVLWWLTGHLSKMQIVTAVLIIVFGGMSVWFNDPSFFKMKPTIIYLLFGGLLGIGLLRGQSWLEYVMEGVMPLTHRGWMLLTKRLMLFFFGLAILNEIIWRTMSEETWVYFKTFGLTAAIFVFFILQGGLFKEHGTQGESDDKA; this is encoded by the coding sequence ATGGCAGGACGACAGATCAACCAGGGGCTCAAGACCGCGTTGGAACTGGGCCCGGTCGTGGGGTTTTTCGTGGCCTATCTCTGGCTCAAGGACCGGACGTTCACTTTCGGCGGGACCGAGTACGAGGGGTTCATCGTGGTCACCGCCGGGTTCATCCCGGTGTTCCTGTTGTCGATGGCGGTTCTGTGGTGGCTGACCGGGCATCTGTCGAAGATGCAGATCGTGACGGCGGTGCTGATCATCGTCTTCGGGGGCATGAGCGTGTGGTTCAACGACCCGAGCTTCTTCAAGATGAAGCCCACGATCATCTACCTGCTGTTCGGCGGGTTGCTGGGGATCGGCTTGCTGCGGGGCCAGTCGTGGCTGGAATACGTGATGGAAGGGGTGATGCCGCTGACGCATCGTGGCTGGATGCTGCTGACCAAGCGGCTGATGCTGTTCTTCTTCGGGCTGGCCATTCTGAACGAGATCATCTGGCGGACGATGTCCGAGGAGACGTGGGTTTACTTCAAGACCTTCGGGCTGACGGCGGCGATTTTCGTGTTCTTCATTCTCCAGGGCGGGCTGTTCAAGGAACATGGCACGCAAGGCGAGAGCGACGACAAGGCGTGA
- a CDS encoding EamA family transporter, translating to MSDWLISLEGTETGHTLAMCLAVFAAFLHAVMGALQKGRFDPWTSRGAIDASYFVISVPLALFVVPWPEPHMWPLFALCAVVHLVYKIFQGMAYTRGAYTVVYPVVRGTGPLFTVIGAWLLFSERFTVVQWLGVGVLLAGIYGLAVYNLRTIRVARATLPAAMGLAVMTGLFVALYTTIDAYGIRATANPFTFIVWLFLVDGVCIPIYALYRWRRMEVRPDPAGLMARGVLGAVVAYMSFGSIMLATRLDKVGEAAVLRETSTVFAALIGWLVLRETVGPRRIALMTLIAAGAVIVEFGG from the coding sequence GTGAGTGACTGGCTGATCTCGCTGGAAGGCACCGAGACGGGGCATACGCTGGCCATGTGCCTGGCGGTGTTCGCGGCCTTTCTGCATGCCGTGATGGGGGCGCTGCAGAAGGGGCGGTTCGACCCGTGGACCAGCCGGGGGGCGATCGATGCGAGCTATTTCGTGATCTCGGTGCCGTTGGCGCTGTTCGTGGTGCCGTGGCCCGAGCCGCATATGTGGCCGCTTTTCGCGCTCTGTGCCGTGGTGCACCTGGTCTACAAGATCTTCCAGGGGATGGCCTATACGCGGGGCGCCTACACGGTGGTCTACCCGGTGGTGCGGGGGACGGGGCCGCTGTTCACCGTGATCGGGGCGTGGCTGCTGTTTTCCGAGCGGTTCACGGTGGTGCAGTGGCTGGGGGTCGGCGTGCTTCTGGCCGGGATCTACGGGCTGGCGGTCTATAACCTGCGGACGATCCGGGTGGCGCGGGCGACCTTGCCGGCGGCGATGGGGCTGGCGGTGATGACAGGCCTTTTCGTGGCGCTTTACACCACGATCGACGCCTATGGCATCCGGGCCACGGCGAACCCGTTCACCTTTATCGTCTGGCTGTTCCTGGTCGACGGCGTGTGCATTCCGATCTATGCGCTCTACCGCTGGCGGCGGATGGAGGTGCGGCCCGACCCGGCCGGGCTGATGGCGAGGGGTGTGCTCGGGGCCGTGGTGGCTTATATGTCGTTCGGGTCGATCATGCTGGCCACGCGGCTGGACAAGGTGGGCGAGGCGGCGGTGCTGCGCGAGACCTCGACGGTGTTTGCCGCGCTCATCGGCTGGCTGGTGCTGCGCGAGACGGTCGGCCCGCGGCGGATTGCGCTGATGACGCTGATTGCGGCGGGCGCGGTGATTGTGGAATTCGGAGGCTGA
- a CDS encoding MgtC/SapB family protein has product MLEQLTSAVTGTFSVVPAPVAFARLTAAVLLGALIGLEREWREKPAGLRTHILVSVAACLFVIIGRELAAMDFGDSAQRNDPIRMIEAVTAGVAFLAAGLIFTSGGKVQNVTTGASLWLAGAVGLGCGAGQMPLAAMASVIVLVVLFALRQIEKWMGTH; this is encoded by the coding sequence ATGCTCGAGCAACTCACTAGTGCCGTCACAGGCACGTTTTCCGTCGTCCCCGCCCCCGTGGCCTTCGCCCGCCTGACCGCGGCGGTGCTTCTCGGGGCCCTGATCGGCCTCGAACGGGAATGGCGCGAAAAACCGGCCGGCTTGCGCACCCATATCCTCGTCTCGGTCGCGGCCTGCCTCTTCGTCATCATCGGCCGCGAACTGGCGGCGATGGATTTCGGCGACAGCGCTCAGCGCAACGACCCCATCCGCATGATCGAGGCGGTCACCGCCGGCGTCGCCTTCCTTGCCGCGGGCCTGATCTTCACCTCCGGCGGCAAGGTCCAGAACGTCACCACCGGCGCCTCGCTCTGGCTGGCGGGCGCCGTCGGCCTCGGCTGCGGTGCAGGCCAGATGCCGCTCGCGGCCATGGCCAGCGTGATCGTGCTCGTCGTCCTCTTCGCCCTGCGGCAAATCGAAAAGTGGATGGGCACCCACTGA
- the ftsY gene encoding signal recognition particle-docking protein FtsY, which produces MAFFSKLKERLFKSSSKLEEGLDAIVEDGGEEEAAAPEPRERPDAPPEVPDPDLPSEPETPEEAPEPDLPSPDPTLPEAPQPDQPPIPDTPQEDPQPDLPSEPVTPPETPEPDLPEAPEPEPEIPLAPERDLAPEAMPAPIPEPVLEPQGELAPEAAPRAGILGRLFGRGEAKTVVRRALDDDMLEQLEELLITADMGVDTALRVTANMAEGRMGKRLSSQEIKELLATEIARIMEPVAKPMPLYPNRPQVVLVVGVNGSGKTTTIGKLASQFKAAGKSVVIAAGDTFRAAAVEQLQIWGDRAGVPVLTAPEGSDPASLAWDAMDKAQKDGADLLMIDTAGRLQNRADLMEELAKIVRVIRKKDESAPHNTLLVLDATTGQNALSQVQTFQKLADVSGLVMTKLDGTAKGGVLVALADKFGLPIHAIGVGEQIDDLAPFDPEEFAAALTGLDAR; this is translated from the coding sequence ATGGCGTTTTTCTCAAAGCTAAAGGAACGCTTGTTCAAATCTTCCTCGAAGCTGGAGGAAGGGCTCGACGCGATCGTCGAGGACGGGGGCGAGGAAGAGGCCGCGGCGCCCGAGCCGCGGGAGCGGCCGGACGCGCCGCCCGAGGTGCCGGACCCGGATCTTCCGTCGGAGCCGGAGACGCCGGAAGAGGCGCCGGAGCCTGACCTGCCGTCACCTGATCCGACTTTGCCGGAAGCGCCGCAGCCGGATCAGCCGCCGATACCGGATACGCCGCAGGAAGACCCGCAGCCTGACCTGCCGTCGGAGCCTGTTACTCCGCCCGAGACGCCGGAGCCGGATTTGCCGGAGGCGCCCGAGCCGGAGCCTGAAATCCCGCTGGCGCCGGAGCGGGACCTTGCGCCCGAGGCGATGCCCGCGCCGATTCCCGAGCCCGTGCTTGAGCCGCAGGGTGAGCTGGCGCCGGAAGCGGCGCCGCGGGCCGGGATCCTGGGGCGGCTGTTCGGGCGGGGCGAGGCCAAGACGGTGGTGCGCCGGGCGCTGGATGACGACATGCTGGAGCAGCTCGAGGAGTTGCTGATTACCGCCGATATGGGCGTCGATACCGCGCTGCGCGTCACCGCGAACATGGCCGAGGGCCGGATGGGCAAGCGCCTGTCGAGCCAGGAAATCAAGGAATTGCTGGCGACCGAGATTGCCCGGATCATGGAGCCGGTGGCCAAGCCCATGCCGCTTTACCCCAACCGCCCGCAGGTGGTGCTGGTGGTGGGCGTGAACGGGTCGGGCAAGACCACCACGATCGGCAAGCTGGCGAGCCAGTTCAAGGCGGCGGGCAAGTCGGTGGTGATTGCCGCGGGCGACACGTTCCGGGCCGCGGCGGTGGAGCAGTTGCAGATCTGGGGCGATCGGGCCGGGGTGCCGGTGCTGACGGCGCCCGAGGGGTCTGATCCGGCGAGCCTGGCGTGGGACGCGATGGACAAGGCCCAGAAGGATGGCGCCGACCTTCTGATGATCGACACGGCGGGGCGGTTGCAGAACCGGGCCGACCTGATGGAGGAGCTGGCCAAGATCGTGCGGGTGATCCGCAAGAAGGACGAAAGCGCGCCGCATAACACGCTTCTGGTGCTGGATGCGACGACGGGGCAGAACGCGCTGTCACAGGTGCAGACCTTCCAGAAGCTGGCGGATGTGAGCGGGCTGGTGATGACCAAGCTGGACGGCACCGCCAAGGGGGGCGTGCTGGTGGCGCTGGCCGACAAGTTCGGGCTGCCCATTCACGCGATTGGCGTGGGTGAGCAGATCGACGACCTGGCGCCGTTCGATCCGGAGGAATTTGCCGCCGCGCTGACCGGGCTCGACGCGCGGTGA